In the genome of Actinomadura graeca, one region contains:
- a CDS encoding DUF2334 domain-containing protein, with translation MRGFPFVVSIHDVAPCTADATARWLADLDERGIPSTLLVIPGPFGGRAALPGDGPLVAFLHSAAGRGHELALHGYLHEGVPGGPLWRRGVDRALVRGAGEFWSLSGVQAVRRLRAGLALLAEAEIDVVGFTPPGWLASPGTRKALSALGFTYWTSHLGVHSLPGGPVRRMPALSHRPGGAGERTGARVMTGAARAFARTGVPFRIALHPADLGRPGLRRAALAAIDATVAAGGRPVTYETLVTA, from the coding sequence GTGAGGGGCTTCCCGTTCGTGGTGTCGATCCACGACGTCGCGCCGTGCACCGCGGACGCCACCGCCCGCTGGCTCGCCGACCTGGACGAGCGCGGGATCCCGTCGACGCTGCTGGTCATCCCCGGGCCGTTCGGGGGCCGGGCCGCGCTGCCCGGCGACGGGCCGCTCGTCGCGTTCCTGCATTCCGCCGCCGGCCGCGGGCACGAGCTGGCCCTGCACGGCTACCTCCACGAGGGCGTGCCCGGCGGGCCGCTGTGGCGCCGCGGCGTCGACCGGGCGCTGGTCAGGGGCGCCGGGGAGTTCTGGTCGCTGAGCGGCGTCCAGGCCGTCCGGCGGCTCCGCGCCGGGCTGGCCCTGCTCGCCGAGGCGGAGATCGACGTCGTCGGGTTCACGCCGCCGGGCTGGCTGGCGTCCCCCGGCACCCGCAAGGCCCTGTCGGCGCTGGGATTCACGTACTGGACGAGCCACCTCGGCGTCCACAGCCTGCCGGGCGGCCCGGTGCGGCGGATGCCGGCGCTGTCGCACCGGCCGGGCGGCGCGGGGGAGCGCACCGGCGCCCGCGTGATGACCGGCGCCGCGCGCGCGTTCGCCAGGACGGGGGTGCCGTTCCGGATCGCGCTGCATCCGGCGGACCTCGGCAGGCCGGGCCTGCGCCGCGCCGCGCTCGCCGCCATCGACGCGACGGTCGCGGCGGGCGGGCGGC